One Ezakiella massiliensis genomic window, AGATATCTTAAACTATAATTTGACGGCTATTGTTTACAAGAAAAACGATATACCCTTCAAGTTATCGGCCTTTGATTTAAGTCCATCTTTTACCAACGGTAAAGAGTTCGACACAATTAACGATGCAGTAAGATATTTTTACGAAACAAAATCAACTTACAAAATTATATCATCCAGAACTCACGACTTAAGAAAAAAAATTAACCATAAAATAAGTAGCCTTGAAAAAACTTTGAGTATTCATAAAAAAGATTACCTAAAATCTAAAGATCGTGAAGATATAAAAATTAAAGCTGATCTTTTAGCTGCAAATATATATAAAATTTCTAGAGGCGATAAATTTATAGAAGTAAATAATTTTTATAGCGAAGATAATGAATTAATTAAAATTCCTATTGATGAAACCCTATCTCCTAAGCAAAATGTTGATAAGCTTTATAATAGATATAACAAGATGAAAAATCGTGAACTAAACCTAAAAAAACGCATGCCTAAAATTGAAAATGAAATTTATTATTTAAAATCAGCTATCATTAATCTTGACCAAGCCGAAACATCGGATGAAATTAACCAAATAAAAGAAGAGTTAAAACAAAGCGGATTCTTAAAACAAGGTACATCTAAGAAGAAAATCAGAAATCCAAAAATATCTTTTAGAGAATATAAATCACCGAGCGGTTTTAAAGTTTTGGCTGGCAGGAATAATATACAAAATGACCAATTAACTTTTAAAGTCTCCCACAAAGAAGACCTGTGGTTTCATTTGCGCAATGAACCTGGCACTCACGTCATTCTAGAATGTCATAACAAAGACTATAGTGAATATGATATAATCTATGCTGCTAATGTCGCTGGCGTCTTATCGGG contains:
- a CDS encoding NFACT family protein; this encodes MSLNGPAIRLLTKELNDSLLGARVDKIYQENKDVSIHLRAGRENKILYFSFSSDTPAVYLTDKKQDYPQEPPSFCMLLRKYLVGARVLKIEQVRMDRIISITFSTSADIYSTDQIKMQFESMGKYSNLIVVDANNNEIIDSLIRVYPDMSSVRLVLPKEEYKLPEANGLYPLSASQDDIKNKLEESKLQNLKTSIFKSFEGLNPDISTYILHTANINEDINYANLDQSGREHLIITIYNVFQDILNYNLTAIVYKKNDIPFKLSAFDLSPSFTNGKEFDTINDAVRYFYETKSTYKIISSRTHDLRKKINHKISSLEKTLSIHKKDYLKSKDREDIKIKADLLAANIYKISRGDKFIEVNNFYSEDNELIKIPIDETLSPKQNVDKLYNRYNKMKNRELNLKKRMPKIENEIYYLKSAIINLDQAETSDEINQIKEELKQSGFLKQGTSKKKIRNPKISFREYKSPSGFKVLAGRNNIQNDQLTFKVSHKEDLWFHLRNEPGTHVILECHNKDYSEYDIIYAANVAGVLSGKTVKCDIDYTEVKNVKKIKNQNPGLVNYYNYKTITIDPDENNM